Proteins from a genomic interval of Bacteroidia bacterium:
- a CDS encoding arylsulfatase, protein MKSSAFLFLSLLLLIATNCSQVKKTPPNIVIIYADDMGYGDLNCQNPQSKIPTPNLDKLASEGMRFTDAHSSSGICSPSRFALLTGSYHWRRQHGIVGAFGKPFFKDTDISLAQLLKSRGYSTACIGKWHLGWNWEFKNPPSGKVKQWGKMREFYLPEDIDWTKAISGGPLDRGFDYYFGDGTINFPPYAWVENDRLIEAPTEEMDIQDIGFETKEGNWEFRPGPKVKDWNPYDVLPSLIKKTVEWINEQDSEKPFFLYFALPSPHAPIIPNDEFDGSSQAGAYGDFMVQTDWVAGELLKALKEKGLEENTIVIFSADNGPEAYAWARAEKYGHFSMGDFRGLKRDVWEGGHHVPFIVKWPGKVEANAISNELISQIDIMATVASIVGIELPEGAAPDSYDFRNVLLGKDYSSPIREATIHNTYKSIWGIRKGDWLYINDSTAGHRKLPASFKELRGYKDFSTQGLLFNMRDDPEQRINLYEEFPEKISSLDSLLQEYRKASAED, encoded by the coding sequence ATGAAAAGCTCGGCATTCCTTTTCCTTTCCCTACTGCTACTGATAGCAACGAATTGTAGTCAAGTAAAAAAGACTCCACCTAATATTGTCATTATCTATGCGGATGATATGGGCTATGGCGACCTAAATTGCCAGAACCCACAGTCAAAAATTCCCACTCCAAATCTCGACAAACTGGCTTCAGAAGGCATGCGATTTACCGATGCACATAGCTCGTCGGGCATTTGTTCTCCGAGTCGCTTTGCTTTACTCACAGGTAGCTATCATTGGCGGAGACAACATGGAATTGTGGGGGCATTTGGCAAACCCTTTTTCAAAGATACAGACATTAGCCTGGCACAGTTATTAAAAAGCAGGGGTTATTCCACAGCTTGTATAGGTAAATGGCATCTGGGATGGAATTGGGAATTTAAAAATCCTCCCTCGGGCAAAGTCAAGCAGTGGGGGAAAATGCGGGAATTTTACCTTCCTGAAGACATTGACTGGACAAAAGCCATTAGCGGGGGACCTCTGGATCGCGGTTTTGATTATTACTTTGGTGACGGCACCATAAATTTTCCTCCCTACGCATGGGTCGAAAATGATCGACTTATCGAAGCGCCCACAGAAGAAATGGACATTCAGGACATAGGTTTCGAAACCAAAGAAGGGAACTGGGAATTTCGACCTGGTCCAAAGGTAAAAGATTGGAATCCCTATGATGTTTTACCCAGCCTGATCAAAAAAACAGTTGAATGGATAAATGAGCAGGATAGTGAAAAGCCCTTCTTCCTTTATTTTGCCCTCCCCTCCCCCCACGCCCCTATCATTCCAAATGACGAATTTGATGGAAGCTCTCAGGCGGGTGCCTATGGTGATTTTATGGTTCAAACGGATTGGGTTGCTGGTGAACTATTGAAGGCACTCAAGGAGAAAGGATTGGAAGAAAACACGATCGTCATATTCAGTGCTGATAATGGACCTGAGGCTTATGCCTGGGCACGCGCTGAGAAATACGGACATTTCAGCATGGGGGATTTTCGAGGCTTAAAGCGTGATGTTTGGGAAGGAGGGCATCATGTTCCTTTTATTGTTAAGTGGCCGGGGAAAGTAGAAGCGAATGCTATTTCGAATGAGTTAATTTCACAAATTGATATAATGGCAACGGTCGCGAGTATAGTGGGCATAGAATTACCAGAAGGTGCAGCTCCTGATAGTTATGATTTCAGGAACGTGCTTTTGGGTAAAGATTATAGCTCGCCGATTCGAGAAGCTACGATTCACAATACCTATAAATCTATTTGGGGGATTAGAAAAGGAGATTGGCTATATATCAATGATTCGACCGCAGGACACAGAAAATTGCCTGCATCCTTCAAGGAACTCAGAGGCTATAAGGATTTTAGTACACAGGGGCTCCTGTTCAATATGCGTGATGATCCCGAACAGCGGATCAACCTCTATGAAGAATTTCCCGAGAAAATCTCTTCATTGGACAGCTTGCTTCAGGAATATCGCAAGGCAAGTGCTGAGGACTAG
- a CDS encoding IS256 family transposase, which translates to MAKEKFDYEKFKEEAREKLQSGGSLLGKEGALTSLLKDFLEESLVGELETHLDEGPKGNRKNGRGKKRVKTSLGEVEISPPRDRDGSFSPKLLPKRKRTLGEDIDRQILALYARGSSYGNIRDYLEEMYGLEVSTAAISRITDKVLPLLQEWKGRALEAVYPIVWMDAIHYKVRVEGRVVTKAVYCVLGLTQEGYKEVMGLYLGEVGGESSKFWLQVLTDLQNRGVEDIFIACIDNLSGFTQAIESIFPKTEVQLCIVHQIRNSKKYLAWNDTRAFIKELKTVYQASNLDLAERNLDMLEANWGKKYPAIIDSWRRNWEHLSKYFQYTYEIRRIIYTTNIVEGFNRQLRKVTKTKGAFTSDEGLMKLLYLVQNDVTKKWTRPVHNWNQTLSKLSIIFGDRLKLDL; encoded by the coding sequence ATGGCAAAAGAGAAATTTGATTACGAAAAATTTAAAGAGGAAGCCCGGGAGAAATTACAATCCGGAGGTAGCCTTCTAGGCAAAGAGGGAGCCTTGACTTCCTTACTGAAAGACTTTTTAGAAGAGAGTCTAGTGGGAGAGTTGGAAACTCATCTAGATGAAGGTCCTAAAGGCAATCGAAAAAATGGCCGGGGAAAAAAGCGAGTAAAGACTTCCTTAGGGGAAGTTGAAATCTCTCCGCCCAGAGATCGAGATGGGAGCTTCTCTCCCAAACTACTTCCCAAGCGCAAAAGAACCCTGGGAGAAGATATAGACCGTCAGATTCTGGCCCTTTATGCACGAGGTTCAAGCTATGGCAATATCCGTGATTATCTCGAAGAGATGTATGGCCTGGAAGTATCGACCGCAGCGATTAGCCGGATTACAGACAAAGTATTGCCGCTTTTGCAGGAATGGAAAGGTCGGGCTTTGGAAGCGGTTTATCCAATCGTTTGGATGGATGCGATCCATTACAAAGTGCGTGTTGAGGGGCGAGTGGTAACCAAGGCGGTATATTGTGTGCTGGGCTTGACTCAGGAGGGCTACAAAGAAGTTATGGGTCTTTATCTGGGAGAAGTAGGCGGAGAAAGCTCAAAATTCTGGCTCCAGGTGCTCACAGACCTACAAAACAGAGGCGTTGAGGACATCTTCATTGCTTGCATAGACAATCTCTCGGGCTTTACCCAGGCCATCGAAAGTATCTTCCCTAAGACCGAGGTTCAACTGTGTATCGTCCACCAGATCCGTAACTCGAAGAAGTACTTGGCCTGGAATGATACCCGAGCCTTTATCAAGGAGTTAAAAACGGTCTATCAGGCTTCCAATCTAGATCTGGCTGAGCGCAACCTCGATATGCTGGAAGCCAACTGGGGAAAGAAGTATCCAGCCATCATCGATTCCTGGCGAAGGAACTGGGAACATTTGAGCAAATATTTCCAGTATACCTATGAGATCCGTAGGATTATTTATACCACAAATATCGTCGAAGGATTTAATCGTCAGCTAAGGAAGGTTACCAAAACCAAAGGGGCCTTTACCTCTGATGAGGGCTTGATGAAATTACTCTACCTGGTACAAAATGATGTTACCAAAAAATGGACAAGGCCTGTCCACAACTGGAACCAGACCTTGTCTAAATTATCCATTATCTTTGGCGATAGGCTCAAACTTGACTTATGA
- a CDS encoding GNAT family N-acetyltransferase, with amino-acid sequence MNIEIKSIGWDQLEEYAKIPISFEVKSILEVSFQSNGINGIGIVETEIESPFLKDYDDSETPDDWAKQWDIKNWGLFVAINNKSEVIAGITIAHKTQGLNMLEGRNDLAVIWDLRVKPKYRNNGVGTLLFQQAIDFSQREKCKTIKIETQNNNVNACRFYAKQNCYLGGIHANAYEEFPSEIQFLFYKNI; translated from the coding sequence ATGAACATTGAAATTAAATCAATTGGCTGGGATCAATTAGAGGAGTACGCTAAAATTCCCATATCATTTGAAGTTAAATCGATCCTAGAGGTATCCTTCCAAAGTAATGGCATTAATGGAATTGGTATTGTGGAAACAGAAATTGAATCTCCCTTTCTTAAAGACTATGACGACTCTGAAACCCCTGATGATTGGGCTAAGCAATGGGATATTAAAAATTGGGGGCTTTTTGTTGCAATAAATAACAAATCAGAAGTAATAGCTGGAATAACAATTGCCCATAAAACCCAAGGTCTTAATATGCTGGAAGGAAGAAATGATTTAGCTGTTATTTGGGACCTTAGAGTAAAGCCGAAGTATCGAAATAATGGTGTCGGGACATTATTGTTTCAGCAAGCTATTGATTTCTCACAAAGGGAAAAGTGTAAAACAATTAAAATAGAAACACAAAATAACAATGTAAATGCTTGTCGTTTTTATGCTAAACAAAATTGTTATCTCGGTGGAATTCATGCAAATGCATACGAAGAATTTCCATCTGAAATTCAATTTCTTTTCTATAAAAACATTTAG
- a CDS encoding SDR family NAD(P)-dependent oxidoreductase translates to MTEVKVNPAGKIAFISGSNRGIGKAITIELLERGVQKVYAGARDVSKLDKLKQEYGDRLVPLQLDVTDINSITKAASQVEDLDILVNNAGISSWGQILSDDVSSNLADVLKVNVWGLVHLSNALIRPLKKESPTAIVNFSSVAGLANMPLASTYSVSKAAVHSITQGMRGELAKDNVLVMGVYPGPIDTDMAAGVDVEKDSPENVASNLAQGLIDGVEDMFPDIMSKQIGEFYASNPKAVEQQFAGYGS, encoded by the coding sequence ATGACAGAAGTAAAAGTAAACCCTGCAGGGAAAATCGCTTTCATAAGTGGATCTAATAGAGGAATTGGAAAAGCAATTACCATTGAACTGTTAGAAAGAGGGGTGCAAAAGGTTTATGCTGGTGCTCGAGATGTATCCAAGTTAGACAAACTAAAACAAGAGTATGGAGATAGGTTGGTACCCCTGCAATTGGATGTTACCGACATCAATTCTATAACTAAAGCCGCTTCACAAGTCGAAGATTTGGACATTTTGGTGAATAATGCAGGAATTTCTTCTTGGGGCCAAATATTATCTGATGACGTAAGCAGCAATTTAGCTGATGTCCTAAAAGTTAATGTTTGGGGATTGGTGCATTTGTCCAATGCTTTAATTAGACCGCTGAAGAAAGAAAGCCCAACAGCTATAGTAAATTTTTCATCTGTAGCGGGATTGGCAAATATGCCATTGGCTTCGACTTATTCTGTTAGTAAAGCAGCGGTGCACAGTATTACGCAAGGAATGCGTGGTGAACTGGCTAAGGATAATGTTCTGGTAATGGGGGTCTACCCCGGTCCGATCGATACTGATATGGCTGCCGGTGTGGATGTTGAAAAGGACTCTCCGGAAAACGTAGCGAGTAATTTAGCTCAAGGTTTAATTGATGGTGTAGAAGACATGTTCCCAGACATAATGTCAAAACAGATAGGTGAATTTTATGCTTCGAACCCAAAAGCTGTAGAGCAACAATTTGCTGGATATGGATCGTAG
- a CDS encoding TetR/AcrR family transcriptional regulator, which translates to MEKATNLFWVKGYEATSMNDLTQEIGIGKGSLYNSFGSKRKLFDACLSMYREGGIQVISQVLNSESDPILGIRKFLDFQTENLLLDPYSKGCLLANTSAEMAHDKEISDFLLENNQILKSKIVDYLSGTHLSDQAEAIGDAILIYTTGVTIITKFMKDPARLKASNELFLKSIQN; encoded by the coding sequence ATGGAAAAAGCCACCAACTTGTTTTGGGTTAAGGGATATGAGGCCACTTCTATGAATGACTTGACCCAGGAAATTGGTATTGGTAAGGGAAGTCTCTATAACAGTTTTGGTAGCAAAAGGAAACTTTTTGATGCTTGTTTGTCGATGTATCGCGAGGGCGGTATTCAGGTGATATCACAGGTATTAAATAGTGAAAGCGACCCCATTTTGGGAATTAGAAAATTTTTAGATTTTCAAACCGAGAATCTCCTACTCGATCCATATTCTAAAGGATGTTTGCTTGCCAATACAAGTGCAGAAATGGCGCATGACAAAGAAATATCGGATTTTCTATTGGAGAATAATCAAATTCTGAAGTCGAAAATAGTTGATTATTTGTCGGGTACTCATCTCTCTGACCAGGCTGAAGCAATAGGAGATGCTATTCTAATTTACACGACTGGAGTAACGATTATAACCAAATTCATGAAAGATCCAGCACGTCTTAAGGCGTCTAACGAGTTATTTCTTAAGTCTATTCAAAATTGA
- a CDS encoding SDR family oxidoreductase, with protein sequence MDNQSSPKQEKKSKISRRKLLIGLGIGTVGLAAIGGNMAINRLGLKMPEFIRGKEKVPDLTGKSVLITGSSSGFGRAGAEHYARLGAKVFASMRNLPRPEADELLNLARREKLDITVIEIDVTNDEQVKAGVAKALEQTKNIDVLINNAAIAVGGPIEAQDMEATQLMFDTNVFGPQRLCREVLPIMRANGGGHVFNVSSMLGRLVVPGYGQYSPTKFALEALSEQMSYEMQGTGVGMTIIQPGGYPTKIWQNQASLTAALKERMSEEMEQVYPKLTAPMGEVAGGANLKTDPMDVPRAIADVLARPPKDRPLRRAVHPVASPQMAINKVSAQQQDLIFSASGSDD encoded by the coding sequence ATGGATAATCAATCAAGCCCAAAGCAAGAAAAAAAATCAAAAATCAGTCGTCGTAAATTACTGATAGGATTAGGGATTGGGACTGTCGGCCTGGCCGCTATCGGTGGAAATATGGCCATAAATCGTCTAGGCTTGAAAATGCCTGAGTTTATCCGAGGGAAAGAAAAAGTGCCTGATTTAACGGGAAAATCTGTCCTCATTACAGGCAGCTCTTCAGGTTTTGGACGTGCAGGTGCAGAACATTATGCTCGATTAGGAGCAAAAGTTTTTGCAAGCATGCGCAATCTGCCACGCCCGGAAGCAGACGAACTACTTAATTTGGCGAGGAGAGAAAAGCTGGATATCACAGTTATTGAAATTGACGTAACCAATGACGAACAGGTTAAAGCAGGAGTTGCTAAGGCGCTGGAGCAAACGAAAAATATCGATGTCCTGATCAACAATGCAGCTATTGCTGTTGGAGGTCCCATTGAGGCACAAGATATGGAAGCCACTCAATTGATGTTCGATACCAACGTTTTCGGTCCTCAACGGCTCTGTCGTGAAGTACTACCCATCATGAGGGCTAATGGTGGCGGTCATGTGTTTAATGTAAGCTCTATGCTGGGTCGGCTAGTCGTACCTGGCTATGGACAATATTCTCCGACTAAATTTGCCCTGGAAGCACTCAGTGAGCAAATGTCATACGAAATGCAAGGCACGGGAGTTGGGATGACGATTATCCAACCGGGTGGCTACCCAACCAAAATCTGGCAAAATCAAGCCAGCTTGACTGCTGCTTTAAAGGAGCGGATGTCCGAAGAGATGGAGCAGGTATATCCGAAGTTAACTGCCCCTATGGGCGAAGTCGCTGGAGGTGCAAACCTTAAAACAGACCCCATGGATGTACCACGAGCAATAGCTGATGTGTTGGCAAGGCCTCCTAAAGATCGTCCTTTGCGCCGTGCGGTTCACCCGGTAGCAAGTCCCCAAATGGCAATAAATAAGGTGTCTGCCCAACAACAGGATCTCATTTTCTCTGCCTCAGGTTCAGATGACTGA
- a CDS encoding adenylate/guanylate cyclase domain-containing protein: MEEIRKLSTILFADIAGYTAMMQKDERHALGILNQFKEILETYVPQHKGIIVQYFGDGCLLSFESATDGVTCASALQSSLVHQQIPVRIGMHLGEVIFKNNNVFGDGVNIASRIETMGVAGSIIISKAIRDQIKNNSAFQLSSLGAFQFKNVDTPMQIFALANEGLTVPKRQEMKGKLKEEEGSLFQQLWKKRIPQILAVYILLAWLGVQLFDWALHQFGISPHWAQIFFISILGLIPSLLVYLNNQERVSKGQLKLGEKILFPSNLILVGAVLFFIFRTTDLGATSKDITFTDLDGGVVTKTIIKEEFKKRFPIFSFEPMKKDSVNEWIGNALGVYINFKLRQNEYLSPYFIQQPLDKIHAHLTKVEKVQRAKTATESFYIDGQYQVIDDQYEVISALRNRKSGNLIKERRFISNDLLTLMDSVGRFMIQSVGLSPSQIEANPDLSVREMATDKVEALKHFIISLTGLGDLYINLEKAIELDSTFALALQGYAAKNYYYQRGSLETKRAINQAMRHRKRLPYAYQIALRVQKHLIYREWEKAEELLKIQLEIEPNNDLYNNSLLNVYFKTGQYDKQVEHSEDRFARDPTPTNGLQSIRALMVNGQADKVIGRVKNYLLLDPQNVSALELLTQAYILSGDLDKAKKTCEKIILINPELEPYISKNLEALDYMETHPINQEDLSKFVGVFRSIYSEQIIENRLLNGLLYSKAFHQNGIYLYPAGENQLKSGKIYGGREMGLLINSEGKVYGFKNTETEKIKSTSYYYYWKQDSTIWQAEDLLRKGDYEKAQIAYQKAIDQHPEHYYLQQAKQHLDYVQSQSKAELLENFQRLVGQYGEIDVWIENGLLYYKKLGISRRIFRPLSRNRFTTLLNYAHNYEIIEKGGQVVAIQGSHYNLEKREWEKSPNWYFERTEKLD; the protein is encoded by the coding sequence ATGGAAGAAATAAGAAAATTAAGTACCATTCTTTTTGCTGACATAGCCGGCTATACCGCGATGATGCAAAAAGATGAACGACATGCATTGGGAATATTGAACCAATTCAAAGAAATTTTAGAAACATACGTTCCGCAACACAAAGGCATCATTGTACAATACTTTGGCGATGGATGTCTGTTGAGTTTTGAGAGTGCTACCGATGGTGTAACATGCGCTTCAGCCTTACAATCCAGCCTTGTCCATCAGCAAATACCCGTTCGGATCGGTATGCACCTCGGTGAGGTTATTTTTAAAAATAATAACGTCTTTGGAGATGGGGTCAATATTGCCTCCCGCATTGAAACCATGGGAGTTGCGGGTTCGATCATTATATCTAAAGCCATTCGAGATCAAATCAAGAACAATAGTGCTTTTCAGTTAAGCTCATTGGGCGCTTTTCAGTTCAAGAATGTCGATACTCCCATGCAGATCTTTGCCCTGGCTAATGAGGGCCTTACGGTCCCGAAGAGACAGGAGATGAAGGGGAAATTAAAAGAAGAAGAGGGCAGTCTATTCCAGCAACTCTGGAAGAAAAGAATTCCACAGATCCTGGCAGTTTATATTTTACTTGCCTGGCTGGGCGTGCAATTGTTTGACTGGGCTTTACATCAATTTGGCATTTCGCCCCATTGGGCACAGATATTCTTCATTAGCATCTTGGGCCTTATTCCTTCCTTATTGGTCTATCTGAATAATCAGGAACGGGTTAGTAAAGGGCAATTAAAATTGGGAGAAAAGATCCTTTTTCCATCAAATCTAATCCTTGTAGGAGCCGTGCTATTTTTTATATTTCGCACGACGGATTTGGGTGCCACCTCCAAAGATATCACCTTCACAGATCTAGACGGAGGCGTAGTAACGAAAACCATTATCAAGGAAGAATTTAAAAAGCGGTTTCCGATATTTTCTTTTGAGCCTATGAAGAAAGATAGTGTGAATGAATGGATTGGCAATGCGCTGGGGGTTTATATCAATTTCAAATTACGTCAAAACGAATACCTCTCTCCTTACTTCATTCAGCAGCCCTTAGATAAAATCCATGCCCATTTAACCAAAGTAGAAAAGGTCCAACGAGCCAAAACGGCCACTGAATCTTTTTACATAGATGGTCAATACCAGGTCATCGATGACCAATACGAGGTCATCTCTGCCCTGCGAAATAGGAAATCGGGAAATCTGATCAAAGAACGGCGATTCATTAGCAATGACCTTCTGACGCTGATGGATTCTGTGGGGAGATTTATGATCCAATCTGTAGGACTTAGCCCCTCGCAAATAGAAGCAAATCCTGACCTGAGTGTTCGGGAAATGGCTACTGATAAGGTAGAAGCATTAAAGCATTTCATTATTTCTCTAACTGGCTTAGGCGATCTCTACATAAACCTGGAAAAGGCTATTGAATTGGATTCTACCTTCGCTTTAGCCTTACAAGGCTATGCTGCTAAAAATTATTACTATCAAAGGGGAAGCCTGGAAACCAAACGGGCAATAAACCAGGCCATGCGGCACCGAAAACGATTGCCTTATGCGTATCAAATCGCTCTTAGGGTACAAAAACATTTAATCTACCGAGAGTGGGAAAAGGCAGAAGAATTGCTGAAAATCCAATTGGAAATCGAGCCTAACAATGACCTCTATAACAATTCCCTTTTAAATGTTTATTTTAAAACGGGTCAATACGATAAACAGGTAGAACATTCCGAAGATCGATTTGCCAGAGACCCTACTCCCACAAATGGACTCCAGTCGATTCGAGCCTTAATGGTAAATGGCCAAGCCGATAAAGTAATTGGCAGAGTGAAAAATTATTTATTATTAGATCCGCAAAATGTTTCTGCTTTAGAACTATTAACTCAGGCTTATATACTTAGCGGAGACCTGGATAAAGCAAAAAAAACCTGTGAAAAAATCATCTTAATCAATCCTGAATTAGAGCCTTATATTTCAAAGAATTTGGAAGCGCTAGACTATATGGAAACCCACCCCATCAATCAGGAAGACCTGTCAAAGTTTGTAGGTGTTTTTCGTAGTATTTACTCGGAACAGATTATTGAAAATCGTTTGCTTAATGGCCTCCTGTATTCAAAAGCTTTTCATCAAAATGGAATTTACTTGTATCCTGCCGGGGAAAATCAATTGAAAAGCGGAAAAATTTATGGAGGGCGTGAAATGGGCCTATTGATTAATTCGGAGGGAAAAGTTTATGGTTTTAAAAACACTGAAACTGAAAAAATAAAAAGTACCTCTTATTATTATTATTGGAAACAAGACTCCACCATTTGGCAAGCTGAAGACTTACTAAGAAAGGGAGATTACGAAAAGGCCCAAATCGCTTACCAAAAAGCAATTGACCAACACCCAGAACATTATTATCTTCAGCAAGCTAAACAACATTTGGACTATGTTCAATCTCAATCGAAAGCGGAGCTGCTGGAAAACTTCCAAAGGTTGGTGGGCCAATATGGCGAAATCGATGTCTGGATAGAAAACGGCCTGCTTTACTACAAAAAACTGGGTATAAGCAGAAGGATTTTCCGTCCTCTCTCCAGGAATCGCTTCACTACCTTACTCAATTATGCCCATAATTATGAAATTATAGAGAAGGGCGGGCAGGTAGTCGCTATTCAGGGGTCCCACTATAATCTGGAAAAAAGGGAATGGGAAAAATCCCCAAACTGGTATTTTGAACGGACGGAGAAATTGGATTAA
- a CDS encoding helix-turn-helix domain-containing protein: protein MNKHLPISSSNKSIAVLPFVNMSADPENEYFSDGITEEIINALTTVKGLKVIARTSSFAFKNKNIDVRTIGNQLGVHTILEGSVRKVKNRVRITAQLISTDDGSHFWSKNFDRELEDIFALQDEISLHIADQIRENFGHLNIPEYLIEAPTQNMEAYDLYLKARYQHLLWDGQGIANAIELYEQCVKLDPSFALPYFGLAYSYAMYGSWGNNKALLELSEENLSKGFKLDKQSYIGYFSKATLSFWGQWDFTNAHIFFQKAIELNHSYTEAEEGLCELYTAVGYFERAHGHVDNILKTNPLSPNHYFTKANIHYLNEEYSKALECIETSLSINPDFTHSIALKQLCLILSKDYEKLNNFLSQTPLAERPEECRVLYKLVNPEDKIDIDISRLGLMIKEDFGTALFPWQLFLLVHLDKHELALDFLEENIRIRTGQIINFMNIPLLKPLHGYQRFQELQQATFPIELLPPEPEKQIRIAPPKALMSVAEIDMVLETLGKEMKEEKWFQNPSLSLRELAENLNISSNKLSWLLNERMGQNFNEYINSFRLENFKEIALNPANNHLTLLALAYESGFNSKSVFNAFFKKAEGMTPKAWLRSHQT, encoded by the coding sequence ATGAACAAGCATCTACCCATATCATCATCCAATAAATCCATTGCGGTTCTCCCTTTTGTTAATATGAGTGCCGACCCTGAGAACGAATACTTCAGCGATGGCATTACCGAAGAAATAATCAACGCCCTAACCACCGTGAAGGGTTTGAAAGTCATAGCTCGCACCTCCTCCTTTGCATTTAAGAATAAAAATATAGATGTGAGAACCATTGGTAATCAGTTAGGGGTACATACTATTTTGGAGGGGAGTGTCAGGAAAGTCAAAAACAGGGTTCGCATTACAGCGCAGTTAATCAGTACTGATGACGGCAGCCACTTCTGGTCAAAAAATTTCGATCGGGAGTTGGAAGACATATTTGCCCTACAAGATGAAATAAGTTTACACATTGCTGACCAGATTCGAGAAAATTTTGGTCACCTCAATATCCCGGAATATTTAATTGAAGCGCCTACACAAAATATGGAGGCCTATGACCTTTATCTTAAAGCTCGCTACCAGCATTTATTATGGGATGGCCAGGGCATCGCAAATGCAATAGAACTCTATGAACAATGTGTAAAGCTAGACCCCTCATTTGCTTTGCCTTACTTTGGTTTGGCGTATTCTTATGCCATGTACGGATCATGGGGAAATAATAAAGCTTTGTTAGAATTGTCAGAAGAGAACCTCAGTAAAGGTTTTAAGCTGGACAAACAATCCTATATAGGGTATTTTAGTAAAGCGACATTGTCCTTTTGGGGTCAATGGGATTTCACCAATGCCCATATATTTTTCCAAAAAGCAATAGAACTTAATCACTCCTATACGGAAGCAGAAGAAGGTTTATGTGAATTGTATACAGCAGTAGGTTATTTCGAAAGAGCCCATGGGCATGTTGATAATATATTGAAAACAAACCCTTTGTCTCCGAATCATTATTTTACCAAAGCAAATATTCACTATTTAAATGAGGAGTACTCGAAAGCGCTGGAATGTATAGAGACCTCCTTAAGCATCAATCCAGATTTTACCCATTCTATCGCATTAAAACAATTATGCTTAATTCTCTCGAAAGACTACGAAAAACTAAATAACTTCTTAAGTCAGACCCCTTTGGCTGAGAGACCAGAAGAATGCAGAGTTTTGTACAAGTTGGTCAATCCAGAAGATAAGATCGATATTGATATCAGCAGACTCGGCTTAATGATAAAAGAAGATTTTGGGACAGCGCTTTTTCCCTGGCAACTTTTTTTGTTGGTCCATTTGGACAAACACGAACTGGCCTTGGACTTTTTGGAAGAAAACATCAGGATACGTACGGGTCAAATCATAAACTTTATGAATATTCCGCTACTTAAACCTTTACACGGGTATCAGAGGTTTCAGGAGTTACAACAAGCCACTTTCCCTATAGAACTATTACCACCAGAGCCCGAAAAACAAATACGAATTGCCCCTCCCAAAGCCTTAATGTCAGTTGCAGAAATCGACATGGTTTTAGAAACTTTGGGAAAAGAAATGAAGGAAGAAAAGTGGTTTCAAAACCCCTCTTTATCTTTACGCGAGCTAGCCGAAAACCTGAATATTAGCAGCAATAAGCTTTCCTGGTTGCTGAATGAACGAATGGGCCAAAATTTCAATGAATACATCAATAGTTTTCGTTTGGAGAACTTCAAAGAGATTGCCCTAAATCCTGCCAACAACCACCTTACCCTCTTAGCCCTGGCTTATGAAAGCGGCTTTAATTCTAAATCGGTATTCAATGCCTTCTTTAAAAAAGCCGAAGGGATGACACCAAAAGCCTGGCTGAGGTCCCATCAAACCTAG